The proteins below are encoded in one region of Oenanthe melanoleuca isolate GR-GAL-2019-014 chromosome 4A, OMel1.0, whole genome shotgun sequence:
- the TSSK2 gene encoding testis-specific serine/threonine-protein kinase 2 produces the protein MDAVVLKKKGYSLGDTLGEGSYGKVKAAYSHRLKCKVAIKIIDKKKISQNVLEKFLPREMEALMRLHHPSIIETYEIFETSSGKVYIVMELGERGSLLNYLTSQGAMEESTARGKFQQLASAIKHCHDLDFAHRDLKCDNILLDNDLNFKLSDFGFSKLLARDGNGKTILSSTFCGSLAYSAPELLEHIPCDPRISDMWSLGIILYAMLFASQPFDSSNVREMLHVQKQRKIPFIKSKNLSSDCKNLIVHLLHPDASQRLCIDDVLRHPWLQAPKLTHSLRVAGGGELKASGKKNPRNNRMTIPIVRKCKEWKRRSDPLKDTFL, from the coding sequence atGGATGCTGTGGTGCTTAAAAAGAAGGGCTACAGCCTCGGTGACACTCTTGGAGAAGGCTCCTACGGCAAAGTGAAGGCTGCCTACAGCCACCGCCTGAAATGCAAAGTGGCCATCAAGATCattgacaaaaagaaaatttctcagAATGTTCTGGAAAAATTTCTCCCCAGGGAAATGGAGGCTTTGATGCGACTGCACCACCCCTCAATCATCGAAACCTATGAGATTTTTGAGACATCGTCTGGGAAAGTGTACATAGTGATGGAgctgggggaaagggggagcCTTCTGAACTACCTCACCAGCCAGGGTGCGATGGAAGAGAGCACCGCTCGCGGCAAATTCCAGCAGTTGGCTTCTGCCATCAAGCATTGCCATGACTTGGACTTTGCCCACAGGGACCTGAAATGTGACAACATCCTTCTCGACAATGATCTTAACTTCAAGCTGTCAGACTTTGGCTTTTCAAAACTCCTGGCAagggatggaaatggaaaaaccATTCTCAGCAGCACCTTCTGCGGGTCTCTTGCGTACTCAGCCCCCGAACTGCTCGAGCATATTCCTTGTGACCCCAGGATTTCGGACATGTGGAGCCTGGGCATTATCCTGTATGCAATGCTTTTTGCTTCACAGCCATTTGATAGTTCCAATGTCAGAGAAATGCTCCACGTTCAGAAACAACGAAAGATTCCCTTCATCAAGTCAAAAAATCTCTCTTCAGACTGCAAGAACCTCATTGTCCACTTGCTCCACCCTGATGCGTCTCAAAGGCTGTGCATAGATGATGTTTTGAGACATCCCTGGTTGCAGGCCCCAAAACTCACGCACAGTCTGCGAGTTGCAGGAGGGGGTGAACTCAAAGCCAGTGGCAAGAAAAACCCAAGAAACAACAGAATGACAATTCCCATTGTGCGTAAGTGTAAGGAGTGGAAGAGGAGATCAGATCCTCTTAAGGATACTTTCCTTTAA